A stretch of the Polyangiaceae bacterium genome encodes the following:
- a CDS encoding GFA family protein, with protein MRSRHAQCSCGQLRVTCDGDPIRVSMCHCLACQRRTGSPFGQQARWPADKVKIEGVATSFVRIGDSGGTVTFRFCPTCGSTVFYDIADMPDVIAVPVGAFADPDFPAPTFSVYEARKHGWVNVPESIEHMD; from the coding sequence ATACGTTCACGACACGCCCAATGCAGTTGCGGGCAGCTACGGGTCACATGCGACGGCGACCCGATCCGCGTATCGATGTGCCACTGTCTCGCGTGCCAGCGACGAACGGGAAGCCCCTTCGGGCAACAAGCGCGCTGGCCAGCCGACAAAGTGAAAATCGAAGGCGTCGCTACGAGCTTCGTCCGTATCGGTGATTCCGGCGGGACGGTCACGTTTCGGTTCTGCCCTACATGCGGATCGACCGTGTTTTACGATATCGCCGATATGCCCGATGTCATTGCGGTGCCGGTGGGTGCCTTTGCGGATCCGGACTTCCCAGCGCCCACGTTCTCCGTATATGAGGCTCGAAAACATGGCTGGGTGAACGTGCCCGAAAGCATCGAGCACATGGATTGA
- a CDS encoding cytochrome b N-terminal domain-containing protein encodes MKLGDWIDERTGYRQLVKSFVEATVPGGARFAYAWGTALGLMLVVVAVTGVLLSTVYAPSATTAWASVAYIQQKVPAGWIVRGLHQFGAQALIVLGAVHLVHAIVRGAYRRPREFTYWLGLLLFGLIVAFALTGNPLRWDQRGFWALRVETGIMGTVPVVGTIMQEALLGGSLPGNLTLTRLYAAHAIVLPLVTGLLFAMHVMISRKHGPALETPADAVKVERYFPSQAARDLVVALLVLAVVFVLTWKHHGAPLDAPADPTSDYPARPEWYFLALYEMRKPFPGRLELIATVVLPFLVVGYLLLLPLFDKKADRGVMKRLPVLVPVALFGIGAGVLTGASIRHDAADPEFVKAVAKAETHAKKSLAIAFEGVPPEGALAMMRNHPETRRVWLYEQHCASCHRMGEMGPPAGEDTAPDLTGFGSASWATRVLMEPDHDSMFGKTAFKGMMPSMTTPPDDPEMAKEFSPMKQEDLNAIVEFLAAQAEGEGAGMPGEKLVRQRCTGCHRFDGKTDDEESLAPELRGWGSVAWILAQIDNPGSGKTYPKGAMDPKLEGHMPAFAEKLSDADRKLLASFVQMQAKNKVK; translated from the coding sequence GTGAAACTCGGCGATTGGATTGACGAACGCACGGGCTACCGACAGCTCGTGAAAAGCTTCGTGGAAGCGACCGTGCCTGGAGGCGCTCGTTTCGCTTACGCGTGGGGCACGGCCCTCGGCCTGATGCTCGTGGTCGTCGCCGTCACCGGCGTGCTTCTCTCCACGGTGTATGCGCCGAGTGCCACGACGGCGTGGGCCAGCGTTGCATACATCCAGCAAAAGGTGCCCGCCGGCTGGATCGTCCGCGGCCTGCATCAGTTCGGTGCGCAAGCGCTCATCGTCCTCGGCGCCGTGCATCTCGTGCACGCCATCGTCCGAGGCGCGTACCGAAGGCCGCGCGAATTCACCTATTGGCTCGGCCTTTTGCTCTTCGGCCTCATCGTCGCCTTCGCGCTCACGGGCAACCCCTTGCGCTGGGATCAACGCGGATTCTGGGCGCTGCGCGTCGAAACCGGCATCATGGGCACCGTGCCCGTCGTCGGCACCATCATGCAAGAAGCGCTTCTCGGCGGCAGTTTGCCCGGGAACCTCACCCTCACGCGCCTCTACGCCGCGCACGCCATCGTCTTGCCGCTCGTGACGGGCCTGCTCTTCGCCATGCACGTCATGATCTCGCGAAAGCACGGCCCGGCGCTCGAAACGCCCGCGGATGCGGTCAAAGTCGAACGATATTTTCCATCGCAAGCTGCACGTGATCTCGTCGTCGCGCTGCTCGTCCTTGCCGTCGTCTTCGTTCTCACGTGGAAGCATCACGGCGCGCCGCTCGACGCTCCGGCCGACCCGACGAGCGATTATCCGGCGCGTCCCGAATGGTACTTCCTCGCGCTCTACGAAATGCGCAAGCCGTTTCCGGGACGCCTCGAGCTCATCGCGACGGTCGTGCTTCCATTTCTCGTCGTCGGGTATCTCCTTTTGCTTCCGCTCTTCGACAAGAAGGCCGATCGAGGTGTCATGAAGCGCCTCCCGGTGCTCGTTCCGGTGGCGCTTTTTGGCATTGGCGCGGGCGTTCTCACGGGCGCGTCGATTAGACACGACGCGGCGGATCCCGAATTCGTCAAGGCCGTTGCAAAAGCCGAGACACACGCCAAGAAATCGCTTGCGATTGCATTCGAGGGGGTACCTCCCGAGGGTGCATTGGCGATGATGCGCAATCATCCTGAAACGCGGCGCGTGTGGCTATACGAGCAGCATTGTGCGAGCTGTCATCGCATGGGCGAAATGGGACCTCCGGCCGGCGAGGACACGGCGCCGGACCTCACCGGGTTTGGCTCGGCGTCATGGGCTACGCGAGTGCTCATGGAGCCGGATCACGATTCGATGTTCGGCAAGACGGCATTCAAAGGCATGATGCCGAGCATGACGACGCCGCCTGACGACCCTGAAATGGCCAAGGAATTCTCGCCCATGAAGCAGGAGGACTTGAATGCCATCGTGGAATTCTTGGCGGCGCAAGCCGAGGGTGAGGGCGCGGGAATGCCGGGTGAAAAACTCGTGCGACAGCGGTGCACGGGTTGTCATCGATTCGATGGGAAAACCGACGACGAAGAATCGCTTGCACCGGAGCTTCGAGGTTGGGGATCTGTGGCGTGGATATTGGCGCAGATTGACAATCCTGGCAGTGGCAAGACGTATCCCAAGGGCGCGATGGATCCGAAGCTCGAGGGCCACATGCCGGCATTTGCGGAAAAACTGAGCGACGCCGATCGCAAGCTATTGGCGTCGTTCGTGCAAATGCAGGCGAAGAATAAAGTGAAGTAA
- a CDS encoding Rieske 2Fe-2S domain-containing protein: MQNELVEEPPRVEPPADLGRTTNRRGALKALAAASGAIYAGALIVPVTRMLAPSSNGEAGKARWIRVGRLADVKPDEPKRVVVIADERDAYTITRDQLLGSLWLVRKGDQVTALSAVCPHLGCSIDLNADKQSYACPCHVSKFSLAGEALSGPSPRAMDPLQVRVVDGFVEVDFRRFRQGIPTKEEVG; this comes from the coding sequence ATGCAGAACGAGCTGGTCGAAGAGCCTCCCAGGGTGGAACCTCCAGCAGACCTAGGCCGGACGACGAACCGTCGAGGTGCCCTCAAGGCGCTCGCTGCCGCGTCGGGAGCGATTTATGCCGGCGCGCTCATCGTGCCCGTCACCCGCATGCTCGCCCCCTCCTCCAACGGCGAAGCGGGAAAGGCTCGATGGATCCGTGTCGGACGCCTCGCAGACGTCAAGCCCGACGAACCCAAACGCGTCGTCGTGATCGCTGACGAACGCGATGCGTACACCATCACGCGCGATCAACTCCTCGGCTCGCTCTGGCTCGTTCGCAAGGGCGATCAAGTCACCGCGCTCAGCGCGGTTTGCCCTCACCTCGGTTGCTCCATCGACCTCAACGCAGACAAGCAAAGCTACGCATGTCCGTGTCACGTCTCCAAGTTCTCGCTCGCCGGTGAAGCCCTCTCGGGCCCGTCACCTCGCGCGATGGATCCGCTCCAAGTACGCGTCGTGGACGGGTTTGTCGAAGTTGATTTCCGACGCTTTCGGCAAGGCATCCCCACGAAGGAGGAAGTCGGGTGA